AAAAATGCGTTTAGTCATTTTCTATTTAACTATAATTTACTACAAAGTTAATCTAAATGCAAGCTTATTTTTATATTGCTGATTGATAATCATATTTTATATAATGTAAGCTAGTCATTATATTTTATATCTCGGAGGTATTTTAAATGAAAAAAATTGCTTACATGCGTGTTTCAACACTAGCTCAGAAGTTCTGTTCTCAGCGACAACAGCTCAAAAAACACGGCTACGACTTACTCTTTAAAGAGAAGATTAGTAGTCGCACTAAGGAGCGTCCGCAACTCAATAAAGCCCTTGCGCTCCTTGAACCAGGCGATGTATTTATTGTCTGTAAGCTTGATCGTGTTGCTCGCAGCACTAAAGAACTGTTAACTATTTTAGACTTTCTCAATCATAAAGATGTTTCATTTATTTGTATCAATGATAACATTGATACGACTACTGTGACTGGTAAGTTCTTTTACACCATCATCGGTGCTTTTGCGGAAATGGAGGCTTCTATCAT
The Culicoidibacter larvae DNA segment above includes these coding regions:
- a CDS encoding recombinase family protein, with the protein product MKKIAYMRVSTLAQKFCSQRQQLKKHGYDLLFKEKISSRTKERPQLNKALALLEPGDVFIVCKLDRVARSTKELLTILDFLNHKDVSFICINDNIDTTTVTGKFFYTIIGAFAEMEASIIRERICSGLQAAKENGVRLGRPKLTKKHQHALSLYQKQTLSVKEISKQSGLALSTVYKLIKSHNLS